The genomic window GCTGAACCAGCTCTTTGAGCGAATGCAGGGCAGCAGTGCTCCCAATGTGCAACTCTCATCGTTGGAGAAGTGTTTGAAGTCTCTGCGTCAGAAGGATCTGTGGCTGGTGCAGCAGGTTTACTGGGAACGACGAAAATGTGCGTCCGTGGCGGAGGAGATGGGAATGAAAATCAACGCCCTCTATGACCGGGTGGGCCGCATCCGCAGTCAGTTGAGAGACTGTGTGCTGCGACGTGTGTCGGAGGTGGAACATGCCTGAAAAAGAACAACGGAACGTAGCAGAATTTCAGCGGCTGTTACATCGGCTCGCCGACGGTTCGCTCGATCAGACGGAAACAGAACAGCTGGAGTCGTTGCTGCTGGATCAGCCGGAACGTCAGACACAGTACCTGGAACTGATGTGTCTCGATGCTTCCCTGATGGAGCTGGGGGAAATCAGCAGAAGTGTCCCCGACTATAACATCAGTTACCCGCAAGAGAAGAAATCGGTCCCCTGGGGCGTGTGGATGCTGACAGTTTGTGCCGTGGCCTGCCTGGTCGTGGCGGCTGTCCTCTTTGTTTCCACAGGCAATGAACTCAAAAGCAAGGTAGCGCAACAGGAAGTCCCGACGCAACAGGAAGTCCCCGCACCACTGTCTGGCTCTCACCAGACCGCCGACAAACAGCCAGCGCAGGAACAATTCTCTAAAGCGACATTGATCGCAGGACACCGGGCGGTCTTCCGAGGAACACATTATCCCACGCTGACGGGCAGTCGCCTGCGGTTCGCTGAGAACTATATGCTGCAGGACGGCATGGTCAAAATCCGCTTTGCCTCGGGAGCGGAAGTGATTCTCAAAGCACCCGCACTGTTCCAGGTGGCGGATGAAGAGGAACTGGTAGTGAACCTCGGCAAGTGCTCGGTCTATGCACCCGAGGGGGCCGAAGGTTTTAAAGTCAGCACGCCGACCAGTAATGTGGTTGACCTGGGGACGCGTTTTTCCGTGACGGTTACTGAAGACGGTGCCTCGAATGTGGCCGTTGTGGATGGTGAGGCGGAAGTCTCTTCGCTGAGCGATCCCCGCAAAAAGCGTCTGCTCAAAGGGGAGACCGCTTATGTGGGTACCGACCTGAATGTAATGGACGGAGACCGCGAGCAGTCGCCTCAAGACTATATCGACGCCATCCCCGACCACCTGATTGCTTATGAATCGATTCCGGATGAACAGGGGCGGGCAAAGTCGCTGGCGTCTGTCTCCGTGCAGCGGGCGGGAGTGCAGCGCATTTATCAGGCCGACGATTTCATTCTGCCGGTCGTCAATCATTACCGGCCCGGCTCTCATGCGTTCGGGGTCGTTCCCGCCGAGTCTCCCGCTGAGGAATTTAACCGGTTCGGCCCGATGAATCTGTTGTTTGCTTCGGGTTTCATCAACCCGGGCGGAGAGAAAGAAGTGCACCAGGGCGAATTTCAACTGGGACGCAACGGTACCCCCGGCATGAACCTGGTTTTCGATCAACCGGTGGTGAATGGACCTGGTCCTGACCTGATTATTTTCGATGCCCAGTCGATTGCCCACTCACTGGAGGGGGATGTGTTCCATTTGTACCCGCAGACCGATCACCCGACTGCCCGGCCGATAACGGTGCGGAAGTATGACATCGATGGTCATTCCGAGCAGGCACAGATCATGACCGGCTGCCGTTTGACCCAGTTGAGTCCCGATTTCGCCGACGATGGAACGCCGCTGCCAATCGTAGCACGCTCGCAACTGGTGCATCAGGTTCCCTCGCGGCTGTTTGCCGTCGGGATTGATCTGGATGACATGCAGATTCCGCCGGGCGGATCGATTACCGGACTGTTCCTGCAAGATGCCCAGGACGACGCCGACCGGATTGACCCGGTAGTCATTGTTGGACTTCCCCCCCGTTAAATATTGCTTACACCCTGGAATATTATGCTTCAAAGATTCACAACAACCGTGTGCTGGCTTTTCATGACTCTGCTGACGATGTCTGCGGCAAACGCTGCTGATATCTCGCCGGAAATGATGAAGTTCTTCGAGAACGAAGTCCGTCCGCTGCTGGCGGAACATTGCTGGTCCTGTCATGGGGCCAAGGAACAGAAAGGCGACCTGCGACTCGACACGCGCGGCCACACTCTGCTGGGAGGCGAGTCGGGCACTTCTGTGGTTCCGGGCAAGCCGGAGAAAAGTTTGCTGATTGAGGCGGTGCGTTATGAATCGTACGAGATGCCGCCCGCGGGAAAACTGCCAGAGCAGCAGATCAAGATCCTCGAAAAATGGGTTGCGCTGGGTGCACCATGGCCCGGGGCCGACGATACGGTTCCGCTGCGCAAAGAGCGGGGGCCCCGGTTTACTGCAGAAGACCGCGCCTGGTGGGCGATTCAGCCTCTGCAGGCTGTGACAGTCCCTGCCGCGACCGGTGACGGGAGCAAAAACGAAATCGACCGGTTCATCCTCGCTCGTCAAAAAAAGCAGGGGTTAACACTGGCTCCGGAGGCGGATCGGGAGTCGTTAATCCGACGGGTCTATTTCGATTTGCACGGCCTGCCTCCCACGCCACAGGAGGTGCAGGAGTTTGTGCAGGATCAGCGTCCCGATGCCTACGAGCGGCTGGTCGATCGTCTGCTGGCCAGTCCGCGTTATGGCGAACGCTGGGCCCGGCACTGGCTCGATGTGGTTCGCTATGCGGATTCCGACGGCTACCGGGCCGACGGCTATCGTTCAAATGCCTGGCGCTATCGCGATTATGTGATCCGGTCGCTGAATGAGGATAAGCCTTACAGTCAGTTCGTGCTGGAACAGCTGGCGGGAGACGAGCTGTTTCCTGGTGACGTCGACGCCCAGATCGCCACCGGCTTTCTGACGCACGGGATTTATGAGTGGAACAGCCGTGATGTCGCCGGTCAGTGGGATATCATGTTGAACGAATTGACGGACACGGTCGGCGATGTCTTCCTCGGCGTGGGGATGCAATGTGCCCGCTGTCACGATCACAAGTTTGATCCCGTGCTGCAGAAGGACTATTTCCAGTTACGCGCCTTCTTCGAACCGATTCTGATTGAGACCGCCCAGGAAGTGGGGACGCCGGAGCAACTGAAACAATACCGCAGTGAACTGAGTGCCTGGGAGCAGGCGACCAAAGCGATTCGCGATGAGCTCGCGGTACTGGAAGCCCCGTATCGGAAGAAAGCCCGGGCTGTCATCATCTCTTTTCCGCCTGATATCCAGGCGATGATTCACAAACCGGAAGAGAAACGGTCTCCACGGGAACAGCAGCTGGTCGAGCTGGCATGGCGGCAGGTAGAGCACAACTACCGGAATCTCGACAAACAGCTGAAGGGAGATGCGAAAGAAAAGATTTTGGCCCTGAGGCGTAAGCTGGCGAAGTTCGATCAACTGAAGCCGGAACCGCTGCCGCTGGCACAGCAGGTCCGGGATGTCGGGGCGCAGGCGCCTCAGACCAGGATTCCCAAGAAACGGACCGAATGCGACCCCGGTTTCCTGACGATTCTGGAAACACCGGCGGACGATTATTATGGCGCGCCGCAGCCGGGGACTACCAGTCGCAGGACCGCGTTGGCCCGCTGGCTCACGCAGGACAGTAACCCGTTATCGACGCGGGTGATCGTCAATCGCATCTGGCAATATCACTTTGGCAAAGGGCTGGCGCCGCACAGCAGCGATTTAGGTCGACTGGGTGGCCCGCCTTCGCATCCCGAATTGCTGGACTGGCTGACACAGCGGTTTCTGAACGGAGGCTGGCGGTTCAAGAGTCTGCACCGTCTGATCGTCACCTCAGCCACCTATCGACAGTCGACGCAGCATCCTCAGGAAGCGTCGATGTTCGCCCTCGATCCTGCCAACAAATATTACTGGTGTGCGGAGACACGCCGCCTGGATGCGGAACAGATTCGCGATTCGATCCTGGCGGTGACCGGCCAGCTGGATCTCAAGGCGGGCGGCCCCGGTGTGACTCCCAGCGTCCCTCGCCGGTCCATCTATTTGCGGATGATGCGCAACAGCCGTGATCCATTGCTGCAGGTGTTCGACATGCCCCGGTTCTTCACCAGCGTGTCGGCCCGCGATACGACAACCTCTCCCGTGCAGTCACTGCAGCTGTTCAACAGCCAGCAGATGCTGCGGTTCGCCGATCAGCTTGCGCAACGGGCCTTCCAGGAAGCGGCCGCTGTTCCCTCAGCCGATCAGGAAGAGTTGGCTCTGAGGCGCGCGTGGCAAATCGCCTTCGGGAGACCGGTGACCTCGGGTGAACTGTCACAGGCCCGGGAGTTTCTCGATCGTGAATCCAGACTGCTGTCGGAACAGAAACCGACCGTCGATCTGCAGCAGTTCGAAACCGCGACGATGCCTTACCGCAACGGGCAGTCGGTGGTGTTTCACGCCGATAAGCCCTCTTCGTTCTATGTCGCCGATAACCGGCGGCTGACGCCGAATGATTTTACCATTGAAGCCTACTTCCAGATTAAGTCGATCTATGAATCCGGGGCGGTGCGGACGATTGTTTCGAAGTGGAGCGGCAAGGTATCTGAGCCGGGCTGGCTGTTTGGCGTGACGGGCCGCGGTTCGCGCCGCAAGCCGCAAACGCTGGTCTTTCGGACCTATGGTAAAAAGCGGAACGGAAAGCTGGGCGACGAAATTGTCTTTTCGGATCAGCATATTGAATTCAATACGCCCTATTATGCCGCGGTCAGTTTTCATGTGACGGACGAACGGGCCGGCTCGATTGACTTCTTCCTGAAAGACCTTTCGAACGACGATGAGCAGCTGGGGAAGATTACGAAACAGCACCAGACTGTTGAGGTGCACGACAATCGTCTGGCACTGGCCATCGGCCGCATGGTCCAGAATAAGAACAGCCTGTTTGACGGGCTGATTGACGAGGTCCGCCTGTCATCGGCGGCGCTGGATGTTCCGTCCCTGCTGTATACGCAGGAATCCATTACTGAGAAGACGCTGGGGTACTGGCGGTTCGATCCCGTACCGGGCATGTTTGAGGACAGTTCGTCCCATCAGTATGACATCACGCGGGATGACCGGCCGACAGCAGCCAGTGATCCCCGTCGTGCGGCGTTTGCTGATCTGTGCCACATTCTGTTGAACTCGAATGAATTTTTATACGTTGATTGAGGCGCTCCATGTACTCTACACCACATATTGAAACACCCCGCACCCGACGCGAGTTTCTGGAACGCAGCGGGCTCGGCTTTGGTTCCGTTGCCCTCGCCAGTCTGCTGGCACAGGCAGAGAGTTCCTCTGCTGCGGGGGGATCAGTGCCTGTTACAGGGCCTGTTCCTCATCACAAGCCGACGGCGAAGAATATTATCTTCCTGTTCATGGAAGGGGGACCGAGCCACATTGATCTGTTCGATCCCAAGCCGCTGTTGAACAAGCTGGCAGGACAGACTCTGCCGGACAGCTTCGGTCAGATTCTGACCGCCGCCGGGGAATCCCGGTCTCCCTTGCTGATCTCGAAGCGAAAGTGGAAACAGCATGGCGAAGCGGGGACCTGGGTCTCGGACTGGCTGCCCGAAATTGCGACCTGCGTCGATGACATCGCCGTGATCCGCTCCTGCTGGGCCGATGGTCTGAACCATTCCTCCAGTGTCTGCCAGATGAATACGTGCTCGCTGATCGGCGGTCGTCCTTCGCTGGGAAGCTGGGTGACGTACGGGCTCGGTTCGGAAAACAGGAACCTCCCCTCGTTCGTGGTCATGCAGGATAATCGTTCTTCCGTGGTGAATGGTCCGCGAAACTGGGGCACCGGGTTCATGCCCGCGGTGTACCAGGGAATTCGATTACAGGAAGGCAAGCAGCCGATTCCGAATCTGAATAATCCGGAAGGTGTGACAGACGCCCGACAACGCGAAAAACTGTCGTATTTGAAATCCTTGAATCAGGGATATGCCCGGCAGCACGCCCGGCAGACAGAGCTTGATGCACGCATCGCCAGTTACGAACTCGCCTTTCGGATGCAGTCCGAAGCACCCGAGGCGGTCGACCTGAGCCAGGAGACCGCAGCCACCCGCAAGCTGTACGGGATGGATCAGCAGGAAACATCGTCCTTCGGGCGACTCTGCCTGATGTCACGCCGACTGGTGGAGCGGGGCGTCCGTTTCGTGCAACTGTATCATGGCGCCGGCAGTAAGTGGGATGCCCATTCGGGGATTGAGAAGAATCACACCCAGCACTGCAAGGCGATGGATCTCCCCGTAGCCGGACTGATCCGGGACTTGAAGCAACGGGGATTACTGGATGAGACACTCGTGGTGTGGGGAGGCGAATTTGGACGCACTCCCATGTCGGAAAAGGGAGACGGCCGCGATCACAACCCGACCGGATTCACTATGTGGATGGCTGGCGGTGGAGTCAAAGGGGGACAGACCATCGGGTCTACCGATGAACTGGGGCTGCGGGCGATTGAAGATCGGATGCACGTTCACGATCTGCACGCCACGATTCTGCACCTGCTGGGCCTGGACCGGATGAAACTCACATACGAATACAACGGCCGCCCCGAACGTCCTACGGTCAATGAAGGTGAGTTCCAAACGAAGCTGGTGACTGGTTGAACTGACTATTTAAACAAGGGGGCATCATCAGTGGAGATCCCCAGGATTAAGCATTTCGATTAATCCAGTCCTGTTTGTGTTTTCAGATCTCAGGAGCTGGTGGGGATCTCTGAGATCTGTTTGGTGGCGATTCCGACGGGGCGGTCCAGCGGGATGCCGGCACAGGTCAGTAACGTCGTCAGCAGGTCGCCCTGGTTGCCCTTTACATCGGGCAGGAAGCGTCCCGTGTTGATCGCACCGCCGCCGCTTCCGGCGAGGATGAAAGGCAGGTTGGCGCGGGTGTGGCGGTCGCCGTCTTCGAGGCCTGAGCCCCACATCATGATGCAGTTCTCGAGCAGGGTGCCGTCCCCTTCTTTCAGGCTGTGCATTTTGTTGACCATGTAGGCGAACTGGTCGATGTTGAATTTCGTGATCGCTGCGACTTTATCGACTTTTTTCTTCTCACCATTGTGGTGGGTTTGCGAATGGTGCTGGTCTCTGAAACCGAGTTCAGGGTACGAGACGCCATTCGGGGTCGAACCGATGTAGGTGCAGACGCGGGTCGTGTCGGTCTGGAAGGCGAGCACGTTGAGATCGCACATCACCTGCATGTATTCGCTGCGTTTGTCTCCTTCGGGAATCTTGATCTCGATAGGAGGTGAGTCAGTTTTGTGACTGCGGCTGGGGCGGACTCCCGCTTTCTCGAGGGCCGCTTCTTTCTGACGCATTTCGATGGCGGCGATCCGGCGTTCTACCGAACGAACACTGTCGAGGTATTGATCCAGTTTCTTCTGGTCGGTCGAAGACAGCGTACGACGCAGATCGCGGGCGCCGCCGATCACCAGGTCCAGCATGCTGCGATCTAAACTGCTCATTCCGTTTGCCGACAGTCCGTCCCCTTGTTCCTTTTTGTTGAACAGACGGTTCAGCACGTTGCGAGGATTGGTCTCGGCGGGAACCGCCTGGGTCGGCGAGCGGAAGCTGCAGTGGGAATAGTAGGCTTCGTTCAGGCCCGCCTGGTTTTCCTTCCAGGTTTGGGGCATTGTGGCCAGTTCCAGTGACGGGAGGGCGGTAAACGCACCCAGGGAATTCGCGGCGATCTGATCGGCGGAGATGGAAATACTGATCTCGTCCCGC from Gimesia sp. includes these protein-coding regions:
- a CDS encoding DUF1552 domain-containing protein encodes the protein MSNYKAIDRRTCLKGLGAALALPLLDVMGWAEASEKKAFKPPVRLGFMYMPHGVIMDQFWPKDPQTFLKSPPPALESLRPVIDQCLLMKGIEGVSNGPFRGAPHALELSTWLTADLPDPDKRDEISISISADQIAANSLGAFTALPSLELATMPQTWKENQAGLNEAYYSHCSFRSPTQAVPAETNPRNVLNRLFNKKEQGDGLSANGMSSLDRSMLDLVIGGARDLRRTLSSTDQKKLDQYLDSVRSVERRIAAIEMRQKEAALEKAGVRPSRSHKTDSPPIEIKIPEGDKRSEYMQVMCDLNVLAFQTDTTRVCTYIGSTPNGVSYPELGFRDQHHSQTHHNGEKKKVDKVAAITKFNIDQFAYMVNKMHSLKEGDGTLLENCIMMWGSGLEDGDRHTRANLPFILAGSGGGAINTGRFLPDVKGNQGDLLTTLLTCAGIPLDRPVGIATKQISEIPTSS
- a CDS encoding FecR family protein, which translates into the protein MPEKEQRNVAEFQRLLHRLADGSLDQTETEQLESLLLDQPERQTQYLELMCLDASLMELGEISRSVPDYNISYPQEKKSVPWGVWMLTVCAVACLVVAAVLFVSTGNELKSKVAQQEVPTQQEVPAPLSGSHQTADKQPAQEQFSKATLIAGHRAVFRGTHYPTLTGSRLRFAENYMLQDGMVKIRFASGAEVILKAPALFQVADEEELVVNLGKCSVYAPEGAEGFKVSTPTSNVVDLGTRFSVTVTEDGASNVAVVDGEAEVSSLSDPRKKRLLKGETAYVGTDLNVMDGDREQSPQDYIDAIPDHLIAYESIPDEQGRAKSLASVSVQRAGVQRIYQADDFILPVVNHYRPGSHAFGVVPAESPAEEFNRFGPMNLLFASGFINPGGEKEVHQGEFQLGRNGTPGMNLVFDQPVVNGPGPDLIIFDAQSIAHSLEGDVFHLYPQTDHPTARPITVRKYDIDGHSEQAQIMTGCRLTQLSPDFADDGTPLPIVARSQLVHQVPSRLFAVGIDLDDMQIPPGGSITGLFLQDAQDDADRIDPVVIVGLPPR
- a CDS encoding DUF1501 domain-containing protein; translation: MYSTPHIETPRTRREFLERSGLGFGSVALASLLAQAESSSAAGGSVPVTGPVPHHKPTAKNIIFLFMEGGPSHIDLFDPKPLLNKLAGQTLPDSFGQILTAAGESRSPLLISKRKWKQHGEAGTWVSDWLPEIATCVDDIAVIRSCWADGLNHSSSVCQMNTCSLIGGRPSLGSWVTYGLGSENRNLPSFVVMQDNRSSVVNGPRNWGTGFMPAVYQGIRLQEGKQPIPNLNNPEGVTDARQREKLSYLKSLNQGYARQHARQTELDARIASYELAFRMQSEAPEAVDLSQETAATRKLYGMDQQETSSFGRLCLMSRRLVERGVRFVQLYHGAGSKWDAHSGIEKNHTQHCKAMDLPVAGLIRDLKQRGLLDETLVVWGGEFGRTPMSEKGDGRDHNPTGFTMWMAGGGVKGGQTIGSTDELGLRAIEDRMHVHDLHATILHLLGLDRMKLTYEYNGRPERPTVNEGEFQTKLVTG
- a CDS encoding DUF1549 domain-containing protein, which gives rise to MSAANAADISPEMMKFFENEVRPLLAEHCWSCHGAKEQKGDLRLDTRGHTLLGGESGTSVVPGKPEKSLLIEAVRYESYEMPPAGKLPEQQIKILEKWVALGAPWPGADDTVPLRKERGPRFTAEDRAWWAIQPLQAVTVPAATGDGSKNEIDRFILARQKKQGLTLAPEADRESLIRRVYFDLHGLPPTPQEVQEFVQDQRPDAYERLVDRLLASPRYGERWARHWLDVVRYADSDGYRADGYRSNAWRYRDYVIRSLNEDKPYSQFVLEQLAGDELFPGDVDAQIATGFLTHGIYEWNSRDVAGQWDIMLNELTDTVGDVFLGVGMQCARCHDHKFDPVLQKDYFQLRAFFEPILIETAQEVGTPEQLKQYRSELSAWEQATKAIRDELAVLEAPYRKKARAVIISFPPDIQAMIHKPEEKRSPREQQLVELAWRQVEHNYRNLDKQLKGDAKEKILALRRKLAKFDQLKPEPLPLAQQVRDVGAQAPQTRIPKKRTECDPGFLTILETPADDYYGAPQPGTTSRRTALARWLTQDSNPLSTRVIVNRIWQYHFGKGLAPHSSDLGRLGGPPSHPELLDWLTQRFLNGGWRFKSLHRLIVTSATYRQSTQHPQEASMFALDPANKYYWCAETRRLDAEQIRDSILAVTGQLDLKAGGPGVTPSVPRRSIYLRMMRNSRDPLLQVFDMPRFFTSVSARDTTTSPVQSLQLFNSQQMLRFADQLAQRAFQEAAAVPSADQEELALRRAWQIAFGRPVTSGELSQAREFLDRESRLLSEQKPTVDLQQFETATMPYRNGQSVVFHADKPSSFYVADNRRLTPNDFTIEAYFQIKSIYESGAVRTIVSKWSGKVSEPGWLFGVTGRGSRRKPQTLVFRTYGKKRNGKLGDEIVFSDQHIEFNTPYYAAVSFHVTDERAGSIDFFLKDLSNDDEQLGKITKQHQTVEVHDNRLALAIGRMVQNKNSLFDGLIDEVRLSSAALDVPSLLYTQESITEKTLGYWRFDPVPGMFEDSSSHQYDITRDDRPTAASDPRRAAFADLCHILLNSNEFLYVD